Proteins encoded by one window of Lathyrus oleraceus cultivar Zhongwan6 chromosome 1, CAAS_Psat_ZW6_1.0, whole genome shotgun sequence:
- the LOC127080958 gene encoding ervatamin-B has product MRISYTSNRFRFFIVFTACLCIYFAIQKNKTHENIPTSKYTSFLGPKLDKLPNKDGTKKLFEVWKKDHGRVYNDQQEMEKKFKIFVSNLKYIVETNAKRDSPHSSVVGLNNFADVSSTEFREKYMTLKTVAMDILNDDDDVKDVTCSDPPSTLDWRSRGAVTSVKDQGLCGCCWAFSSVAAIEGIVAIKTGTLISLSEQELLDCVPDGDCDGGLVPDGLTWVQRHRGVASRADYPYMARKGDCRASEIQNSANSNIDSEEGVPRSDRALLCAVAKQPVSVGIYADSPSFKLYTNGIFRGEDCPLDPKNVTHGMLIVGYNSLNGEDYWIVKNSHATTWGIQGYMWIKRDYSKPYGVCGINGHASIPNKN; this is encoded by the exons ATGAGGATTTCCTACACCTCAAACCGATTTCGCTTCTTTATCGTCTTCACTGCATGCTTATGTATATACTTTGctattcaaaagaataaaactCATGAAAATATCCCAACCAGTAAGTATACCTCCTTTTTGGGTCCTAAACTTGATAAACTTCCTAATAAAGATGGTActaaaaaattatttgaagtaTGGAAGAAAGACCATGGACGAGTCTACAATGATCAACAAGAGATGGaaaagaaatttaaaatttttGTTTCAAATTTGAAGTATATAGTAGAGACCAATGCAAAGAGAGACTCACCTCATAGCTCCGTTGTTGGTCTGAACAACTTTGCGGATGTGAGCTCCACGGAGTTCAGAGAAAAATACATGACCTTAAAGACTGTCGCCATGGATATTTTGAACGATGATGATGATGTTAAGGACGTAACATGTAGCGATCCACCTTCAACCTTGGACTGGAGGTCGAGGGGAGCTGTCACTTCTGTTAAGGATCAAGGCCTTTGTG gttgTTGTTGGGCATTCTCATCTGTTGCCGCTATTGAAGGAATAGTTGCAATAAAGACAGGGACGCTTATTAGCCTTTCAGAGCAAGAGCTTCTAGATTGTGTACCAGATGGAGATTGTGATGGAGGACTTGTGCCCGATGGATTGACTTGGGTACAAAGACACAGAGGTGTTGCATCACGAGCTGATTATCCTTATATGGCTAGGAAGGGTGATTGCAGAGCCTCCGAG ATTCAAAACAGTGCAAATAGTAATATTGATTCAGAGGAGGGCGTGCCGAGATCAGACAGGGCACTATTGTGTGCAGTTGCTAAGCAGCCTGTTAGTGTTGGTATTTATGCAGACTCACCCTCATTTAAACTTTACACCAAT GGAATATTTAGAGGTGAAGATTGTCCCTTGGATCCTAAGAACGTAACTCACGGCATGCTAATAGTGGGTTATAATTCCTTAAACGGTGAAGATTACTGGATTGTGAAGAACTCACATGCGACAACATGGGGAATACAGGGTTATATGTGGATCAAAAGGGACTATAGTAAACCGTATGGAGTGTGTGGAATCAATGGACATGCTTCTATTCCAAACAAAAATTAA